In bacterium, one DNA window encodes the following:
- the acpS gene encoding holo-ACP synthase — protein MIKGIGTDLVDVCRIKKAEKRWKERFLKKVFTEDELSYCNSRNNPYPHLAGRFAAKEAVMKALGVGWPGISFKDIEITNHSGPPEVILKGKAKEIAKGLKILVSISHIDDKASSFAIAE, from the coding sequence ATGATAAAGGGCATTGGAACGGATTTGGTTGATGTGTGTAGGATAAAAAAAGCAGAAAAAAGGTGGAAAGAGCGTTTTCTTAAAAAGGTATTTACAGAAGATGAGCTTTCCTATTGCAATTCTCGTAATAATCCATATCCCCATCTTGCTGGAAGGTTTGCGGCAAAGGAGGCAGTGATGAAGGCATTAGGCGTTGGCTGGCCAGGCATTTCCTTTAAGGATATAGAGATTACAAACCATTCTGGGCCACCAGAGGTAATCCTTAAAGGAAAGGCAAAGGAAATTGCAAAGGGTCTAAAAATCCTTGTTTCAATATCCCATATAGACGACAAAGCCTCTTCTTTTGCTATTGCTGAATGA